The proteins below are encoded in one region of Peromyscus eremicus chromosome 10, PerEre_H2_v1, whole genome shotgun sequence:
- the LOC131920389 gene encoding uncharacterized protein LOC131920389, giving the protein MTVAYILYCEVGFCKRLRGGARSWEPPGIRCRLGEGVDPETRRPERHRGVSLQSPRWAPAEDWSQTPHSPSPSRSRKLSPSPYLPAATKLWSVHTPLCCPRSPNSIKSRPIAWESRCRLPASPEPSDLHPPPQDGRSTRAEQCCREQATTAGKKFARSSGPSQTPGSPSSGDPNHLAAPPAPGRQSRLPPPAVEAVGGVGGAGQSPPLPIPALGVLEKGALNPVRTQSYSPLSSSAGPGLGALQPHASRIAPSAWFMNYLNPVSGHHWGCWVKARPDAPPRVG; this is encoded by the exons ATGACAGTTGCTTACATTCTCTACTGTGAAGTGGGCTTTTGC AAGAGGCTGCGAGGCGGCGCGCGAAGCTGGGAGCCTCCAGGAATCCGCTGTCGCCTGGGAGAGGGGGTCGATCCTGAGACCCGCCGTCCCGAGCGCCACCGCGGCGTTTCCCTTCAGAGTCCCCGTTGGGCACCAGCTGAGGATTGGAGTCAAACTCCTCACAGTCCCTCTCCGAGCCGCTCTCGGAAACTCAGCCCGAGCCCCTATCTTCCAGCAGCCACGAAGCTCTGGTCTGTCCACACTCCTCTTTGTTGTCCCCGGTCCCCGAATTCCATCAAG AGCCGGCCGATAGCTTGGGAGTCTCGCTGCCGCCTGCCCGCGTCGCCGGAACCCAGCGACCTCCACCCCCctccacaggatggaaggagCACCCGAGCAGAGCAATGCTGCAGGGAGCAGGCTACCACCGCGGGAAAAAAGTTTGCACGTTCTAGCGGGCCTTCCCAGACTCCGGGATCGCCCAGTAGCGGAGACCCAAACCACCTTGCAGCCCCTCCAGCCCCCGGAAGGCAATCTAGGCTCCCGCCACCTGCTGTGGAGGCAGTAGGAGGCGTAGGAGGCGCTGGGCAATCTCCTCCACTCCCCATCCCTGCCCTGGGTGTTCTAGAAAAGGGTGCGCTCAACCCGGTCCGCACTCAGAGTTACTCACCTCTCAGCTCCAGCGCCGGTCCGGGTCTCGGCGCACTCCAGCCCCACGCCTCCCGGATAGCTCCCTCCGCCTGGTTCATGAATTATTTAAATCCGGTCTCGGGGCACCACTGGGGTTGCTGGGTGAAAGCCCGCCCCGATGCCCCGCCCCGGGTTGGCTAG